In the Clostridium sporogenes genome, one interval contains:
- a CDS encoding DeoR/GlpR family DNA-binding transcription regulator, with product MLTEERYEFILTELKHNSVVYVSDLTEKLNTSESTIRRDLNTLHKEGKLTKVHGGAIALEKGINTMDHKVIVRQSLNTNEKIQIGKYAASLIEPNDFVYLDAGTTTELMIDFIKEKEAIFVTNGIDHAKKLIKNQCRAYMLGGEIKWTTEAVIGVEAINSLKKYNFTKGFFGTNGISKERGYTTPDIREALVKEEALTRSKDAYILADDTKFDEISSVTFGDISKATIITTKILDNKYKDLTRIVEVTP from the coding sequence ATGTTAACAGAAGAAAGATATGAATTTATTCTTACAGAATTAAAACATAATTCTGTAGTTTATGTGAGTGATTTAACTGAAAAATTAAATACATCGGAATCTACAATTAGAAGAGATCTGAATACACTCCATAAAGAAGGGAAACTTACTAAAGTTCATGGAGGAGCTATAGCTTTGGAAAAGGGAATTAATACCATGGATCATAAAGTTATAGTGAGACAGAGTTTAAATACTAATGAGAAAATTCAAATAGGAAAATATGCAGCTTCATTAATAGAACCAAATGATTTTGTTTATTTAGATGCAGGTACTACTACTGAATTAATGATAGATTTCATAAAAGAAAAGGAAGCTATATTTGTAACTAATGGGATAGATCATGCTAAGAAGCTCATTAAAAATCAGTGCAGAGCCTATATGCTAGGTGGAGAAATTAAGTGGACAACAGAGGCTGTAATAGGTGTAGAGGCTATTAATAGTTTGAAAAAATACAATTTTACAAAAGGTTTTTTTGGAACTAATGGTATATCTAAAGAAAGAGGATATACAACACCGGATATTAGAGAAGCGTTGGTTAAAGAAGAGGCATTAACAAGATCTAAAGATGCTTATATATTAGCTGATGACACTAAATTTGATGAAATAAGCTCTGTAACTTTTGGTGATATTAGTAAAGCCACCATAATTACTACAAAAATTTTGGATAATAAATATAAGGACTTAACTAGAATAGTGGAGGTAACACCATAA
- a CDS encoding carbohydrate kinase family protein encodes MSCYDKPYVLVLGASVVDIFGFSCCDYRAYNSNPGKIKISFGGVCRNIAENLSKVGINTKLISILGEDENGKCMLDHSRKIGYDMEDSLILKNGTTPTYMAILDEKGEMVSGVADMKSIDKMDFKFIDSKATIIEKSEYTVLDSDNATILEYILKKFKGKTKFILDPVSAEKAKNIKHLIKYFHTIKPNIHEAEVLSGFKIESIEDLNKAAEYFISLGIENVFISLDAEGIYYKNKFEEGKIKANKVKVKNVTGAGDAFVAGIVYGYMGRLSLKETVKFAITMANLTIAHENTINPHLSYNIVENNIKNIEWIEEYL; translated from the coding sequence ATGAGTTGTTATGATAAACCTTATGTTTTAGTTCTTGGAGCATCTGTAGTAGATATTTTTGGTTTTAGTTGTTGTGATTATAGAGCTTATAATTCCAATCCAGGTAAAATAAAAATATCCTTTGGTGGTGTATGTAGAAATATAGCAGAAAATTTATCTAAAGTAGGAATTAATACTAAACTTATATCTATATTAGGTGAAGATGAAAATGGAAAATGTATGTTAGATCATTCAAGAAAAATAGGATATGACATGGAAGATTCGCTTATATTAAAAAATGGGACAACTCCTACTTATATGGCTATATTAGATGAAAAAGGAGAAATGGTTTCAGGAGTAGCTGACATGAAAAGTATAGATAAAATGGATTTTAAATTTATAGATTCCAAAGCAACTATAATAGAAAAATCAGAATATACTGTTCTGGATTCAGATAATGCTACAATATTAGAATACATATTGAAAAAATTTAAAGGAAAAACTAAGTTTATATTAGATCCTGTATCTGCAGAAAAAGCTAAAAATATAAAGCATTTAATAAAATATTTCCATACTATTAAACCTAATATACATGAAGCTGAGGTTTTATCAGGATTTAAAATAGAAAGTATAGAAGATTTAAATAAGGCAGCGGAGTATTTCATATCTTTAGGTATAGAAAATGTATTTATAAGTTTAGACGCAGAAGGGATTTATTATAAAAATAAGTTTGAAGAAGGAAAAATAAAAGCTAATAAAGTAAAAGTTAAGAATGTTACAGGAGCTGGAGATGCTTTTGTAGCAGGTATAGTATACGGGTATATGGGGAGATTATCTTTAAAAGAAACAGTAAAATTTGCTATAACTATGGCCAATTTAACTATAGCTCATGAAAACACTATAAATCCACATTTAAGTTATAATATTGTAGAGAATAATATAAAAAATATTGAATGGATTGAAGAGTATTTGTAA
- a CDS encoding fructose-specific PTS transporter subunit EIIC, which produces MKITDLLKKNGIELNPNINTKEEAINKLVNLMENTGNLNDKEGYKKAVLDREELSTTGIGESIAIPHAKTKAVKNAGLSAMVIKEGVDYDSLDDKPAKLFFMIAAPEGENNVHLEVLARLSTMLMNEDFKNSLINAKDKDEFLNLIDSKENDKINEENTEKDKNVYKVLAVTACPTGIAHTYMAAESLENKAKDMGISIKVETNGSGGAKNVLTKEEIEKAECIIVAADKKVDMARFNGKKVIQTKVANGIHKAEELLNEATSGKASVYHYDGDNKVTESQIEKESIVRQIYKHLMNGVSHMLPFVIGGGILIALAFLFDDYSINPSKFGSNTPFAAFLMNVGSTAFGFMLPVLAGYIAMSIGDRPALAVGFVGGMLANLGGSGFLGALIAGFIAGYLVLFLKRIFSKLPYSLEGIKPVLLYPLLGILLIGVIITFAINPPVASINNGITNLLNNMGESSKIVLGAVLGGMMAIDMGGPINKAAYVFGTASLANNQFEFMAAVMIGGMVPPLAIALSTTFFKNRYTKKERQSGLTNYIMGLSFITEGAIPFAAADPLRVIPACVIGSSTAGALSMAFGCSLRAPHGGIFVLPVISNPFGYFIALVIGSLMGMLFLGILKKKIN; this is translated from the coding sequence ATGAAAATAACTGATCTTCTAAAGAAAAATGGTATAGAATTAAATCCCAATATAAATACCAAAGAAGAAGCTATAAATAAATTAGTAAATTTAATGGAGAATACAGGTAATTTAAATGATAAAGAAGGCTATAAAAAAGCAGTATTAGATAGGGAAGAATTAAGTACTACTGGAATTGGAGAAAGCATTGCAATACCTCATGCTAAAACAAAGGCTGTTAAAAATGCTGGACTTAGTGCTATGGTTATTAAAGAAGGGGTAGATTATGATAGTTTAGATGATAAACCAGCTAAATTATTCTTTATGATAGCTGCTCCAGAAGGAGAAAATAATGTACATTTAGAGGTTTTAGCAAGACTTTCTACTATGTTGATGAATGAAGATTTTAAAAATAGTTTGATAAATGCTAAGGATAAAGACGAATTTTTAAATTTAATAGATAGCAAAGAAAATGATAAAATTAATGAAGAAAATACAGAAAAAGATAAAAATGTATACAAAGTATTAGCTGTTACAGCTTGTCCGACAGGGATTGCACATACTTATATGGCAGCTGAAAGTCTAGAAAATAAGGCAAAAGATATGGGAATATCTATAAAGGTTGAAACTAATGGTTCTGGTGGAGCTAAAAATGTTTTAACTAAAGAAGAAATAGAAAAAGCTGAATGTATAATAGTAGCAGCAGATAAAAAAGTTGATATGGCAAGGTTTAATGGTAAAAAAGTTATACAAACTAAAGTGGCTAATGGAATACACAAAGCTGAAGAATTATTAAATGAAGCTACAAGTGGAAAGGCATCAGTTTATCATTACGATGGTGATAATAAGGTTACGGAATCTCAGATAGAAAAGGAAAGTATAGTTAGACAAATATATAAACATCTAATGAATGGAGTTTCACATATGTTGCCTTTTGTTATAGGTGGAGGTATATTAATAGCTTTAGCTTTCTTATTTGACGATTACAGCATAAATCCATCAAAGTTTGGATCAAATACGCCTTTTGCAGCCTTTCTTATGAATGTAGGTAGTACAGCTTTTGGATTTATGTTACCAGTTTTAGCAGGTTATATTGCTATGAGTATTGGAGATAGACCAGCTTTAGCAGTAGGTTTTGTTGGTGGTATGCTTGCTAATTTAGGGGGATCAGGATTTTTAGGCGCTCTTATAGCAGGATTTATAGCAGGATATTTAGTATTATTTTTAAAAAGAATATTTTCTAAGCTTCCATATAGTTTAGAAGGAATAAAACCAGTTTTATTGTATCCTCTATTAGGTATATTGTTAATTGGTGTTATAATTACATTTGCAATAAATCCTCCAGTAGCGTCTATTAATAATGGAATAACAAATCTGTTAAATAATATGGGTGAAAGTAGTAAGATAGTTTTAGGTGCAGTATTAGGTGGAATGATGGCTATTGATATGGGTGGCCCAATAAATAAAGCAGCTTATGTATTTGGCACAGCTTCTTTAGCTAATAATCAATTTGAATTTATGGCAGCAGTAATGATTGGCGGTATGGTACCACCACTTGCAATTGCATTAAGCACTACTTTCTTTAAAAATAGATATACCAAAAAAGAGAGACAATCAGGATTAACCAATTATATAATGGGATTATCTTTTATAACAGAAGGAGCCATACCTTTTGCAGCAGCAGATCCGCTTAGAGTAATTCCAGCTTGTGTAATTGGTTCATCAACTGCAGGAGCATTATCTATGGCTTTTGGATGTTCTTTAAGAGCACCACATGGAGGAATATTTGTATTGCCTGTTATATCTAATCCATTTGGTTATTTTATAGCGCTAGTTATAGGTTCTTTAATGGGAATGTTATTTTTAGGAATTTTAAAGAAAAAAATTAATTAA
- a CDS encoding amidase domain-containing protein, translating into MNYIIRKQNRYLRENAVAYATTYALSPNPKYKYLPIVGNNGGDCTNFISQCLLAGGAHMKFNKEYPWWYNNNNTINVMDDTWSICWSVAHSLYYYLKVNQERNSFGAKGLEIYNKNDLNIGDLVFFEDNNKRIFHSAIITSFKNKEPLISQHTFNELNIPIKTSLKYSKPHFLKISL; encoded by the coding sequence ATGAATTATATAATAAGAAAACAAAATAGATACTTAAGAGAAAATGCTGTAGCATATGCTACTACTTATGCCTTATCTCCTAATCCTAAGTATAAATATTTACCTATAGTAGGTAATAACGGTGGTGATTGTACTAACTTTATATCTCAATGTCTCTTAGCTGGTGGAGCTCATATGAAATTTAATAAAGAGTATCCTTGGTGGTATAATAATAACAATACTATAAATGTAATGGATGACACTTGGTCTATATGTTGGTCCGTAGCTCACTCTTTATATTATTATTTAAAGGTAAATCAAGAGAGAAACTCTTTTGGTGCAAAAGGATTAGAAATTTATAATAAAAATGATTTAAATATTGGAGATTTAGTATTTTTTGAAGATAATAATAAACGTATATTTCATTCTGCAATAATAACTTCTTTTAAAAATAAAGAACCTTTAATATCACAGCACACTTTTAATGAGTTAAATATTCCAATTAAAACTTCTTTAAAATATAGTAAACCACATTTTTTAAAAATAAGCTTATAA
- a CDS encoding methyl-accepting chemotaxis protein, translating to MKFKTMRGKMLTYFLSLFLVICIAISFMSYFMSKKMIEKKASNLMLEVSKQAAQNIEARLKGTTDSMESLANIPTIKDPKLGWDKKKIVLDEEIKLHGHIKMGIVSKDGQSVQTDGSKVNIKDRDYFKKAMEGKSAISEPTVSKVDGKVVIVYISPIKNGNDIVGALTAVRDGNDISSISNSIKLGESGGAYLIDSKGTVIAHKNKESVIKGENSIRDAEKNDELKEIASIEKSMIEGKEGAGEYKYKGGEKYISYSPMKSTGWSLAIYAPKNEILKEVSEITRNIIIVSILGIGTALVCIWFISTQISCKLISMRDSLNIVATGDLTTNVDSNIEKEKDEIGHMAKALSKTVLSIGSMINSLKNNSFNIDDKANNLAAISEEFTATTENVSTAIQEVATGATNQAQALTEIVSMLNDFSHRINSTVNNIEEIDGMSKEIDEKANDSNKDMKELLNSIENLTKVFESFETKIWTMESNVQKINEITNLINNIAEQTNLLALNAAIEAARAGESGKGFAVVAEEIRKLAEMSRKSSGDIYNIINGVLEDTKDMVKSSKEVNEKLNGQKTTADEAVNSFMEISKSVTNMIPKIRNINESATVIEKNKNEILNKSETIASISEEISASAEEISASSEEMSASSEEVANTAQSLNGMTKDMLNEMNKFKTE from the coding sequence ATGAAATTTAAAACTATGAGAGGGAAGATGCTTACATATTTTTTATCTCTTTTTTTAGTGATTTGTATTGCCATATCATTTATGTCATACTTTATGTCTAAAAAAATGATAGAGAAAAAAGCTTCAAATCTTATGTTAGAGGTAAGTAAACAAGCTGCTCAAAATATAGAAGCACGCCTTAAAGGAACTACTGATTCAATGGAATCTTTAGCTAACATTCCAACAATAAAGGATCCAAAATTAGGTTGGGATAAAAAGAAAATTGTATTGGATGAAGAAATAAAATTACATGGACATATAAAAATGGGTATAGTCAGTAAAGATGGTCAGTCAGTTCAAACTGATGGAAGTAAAGTAAATATAAAAGATAGAGATTATTTTAAAAAAGCAATGGAAGGGAAAAGTGCTATATCTGAACCTACAGTAAGTAAAGTTGATGGTAAAGTGGTTATAGTCTATATCTCTCCAATTAAAAATGGTAATGATATTGTCGGTGCACTTACAGCTGTAAGAGATGGAAATGATATAAGTAGTATTTCTAATAGTATAAAATTAGGAGAGTCTGGAGGAGCATATTTAATAGATTCTAAAGGAACAGTAATAGCTCATAAAAATAAGGAGTCTGTTATTAAAGGGGAAAACAGCATAAGGGATGCTGAAAAAAATGATGAATTAAAGGAAATAGCTTCTATAGAAAAATCCATGATTGAAGGAAAAGAAGGTGCTGGTGAATATAAGTATAAAGGTGGTGAAAAATATATAAGTTATAGCCCAATGAAAAGTACTGGCTGGTCTTTAGCTATATATGCACCTAAAAATGAAATTTTAAAGGAAGTATCAGAAATTACAAGAAACATAATTATAGTATCTATTTTAGGAATAGGTACAGCTTTAGTTTGTATATGGTTTATTTCTACACAAATATCTTGTAAATTAATATCTATGAGAGATAGTTTAAACATAGTGGCAACAGGAGATTTAACTACTAACGTGGATTCAAATATAGAGAAGGAAAAGGATGAAATAGGACATATGGCAAAGGCTCTATCTAAAACTGTACTTTCTATAGGCAGTATGATAAATAGCTTAAAAAACAATTCCTTTAATATAGATGATAAAGCAAATAATTTAGCTGCTATATCAGAAGAATTTACAGCTACCACAGAGAATGTATCTACAGCTATACAAGAAGTAGCTACTGGAGCAACCAATCAAGCTCAAGCTTTAACAGAAATAGTATCTATGCTCAATGATTTTAGCCATAGAATAAATTCTACAGTAAATAATATAGAAGAAATAGATGGAATGTCTAAAGAAATAGATGAAAAGGCAAATGATAGTAATAAAGATATGAAGGAACTTTTAAATTCTATAGAAAATTTAACTAAGGTATTTGAAAGTTTTGAAACTAAAATATGGACTATGGAATCTAATGTACAAAAAATCAATGAGATAACTAATCTTATAAATAATATAGCAGAACAAACTAATTTATTAGCTTTAAATGCTGCTATAGAAGCAGCTCGTGCTGGTGAATCAGGTAAAGGATTTGCAGTAGTAGCAGAAGAAATAAGAAAGCTTGCAGAGATGAGTAGAAAGTCTTCAGGAGATATATATAATATAATAAATGGGGTTTTAGAAGATACTAAGGATATGGTTAAAAGCTCAAAGGAAGTAAATGAAAAACTAAATGGCCAGAAAACTACCGCGGATGAAGCTGTTAATTCATTTATGGAAATATCGAAATCTGTTACAAATATGATACCTAAAATAAGAAATATAAATGAGTCAGCTACTGTTATAGAAAAAAATAAAAATGAGAT
- a CDS encoding peptide MFS transporter: protein MGKTKNSNHPSGLYVCGMTVAWERFSFYGVKSVLILFLATQIIKGGFGLTKADAASLVSTYAALTYLAPVIGGWICDQYLGARYCVVLGTLLMAAGNFVLFLNQGKFGVYAMIILVTIGTGFFKGNLNTMVGLLYDQNDSRKDGAFSIMYSFTNIGAMFGPLLFGLFADQIFSTKVNGEIAHYGYKAVFLGGAIACLLSGLSFALGVKKTMGDSGKVAAAKLAPATTSDDNKKQSTAPLTKAEKNRTIVIFVLTFFSIFFWTAYNQASTSIALYTRDFIDMGIGSFTMPVPWLDSFNGFMCVILGPIMSALWIKLENSKRGDLNITQKMAVGFVLLAVGFAFMIFAVLQRGGSADPAVKASVIWVLLFYVLQTTGEMCFSPIGNSMVNRLAPPKYASVLMGVWFLSTFAANKLAGYGQAFIDKLGPLQVFIAIPVALLANAVIIFALNKKLTNMAEQFD, encoded by the coding sequence ATGGGAAAGACTAAAAATTCAAATCATCCTTCAGGACTTTATGTTTGCGGGATGACAGTTGCCTGGGAAAGATTTTCATTTTATGGAGTAAAATCTGTACTTATTCTTTTCTTAGCAACACAGATTATTAAGGGCGGATTTGGTTTAACTAAAGCAGATGCAGCATCTTTAGTGTCTACCTATGCAGCATTAACTTATCTTGCACCAGTAATAGGAGGTTGGATTTGCGATCAATATTTGGGTGCAAGATACTGTGTAGTATTAGGTACTTTATTAATGGCTGCTGGTAATTTTGTTCTTTTCCTAAATCAAGGTAAATTTGGAGTCTATGCAATGATTATATTAGTAACCATTGGTACTGGTTTCTTTAAAGGAAATTTAAATACAATGGTTGGTCTTTTATATGATCAAAATGATTCTAGAAAAGATGGTGCATTCTCAATTATGTATTCATTTACAAATATAGGTGCTATGTTTGGACCTCTTTTATTTGGACTTTTTGCAGATCAAATATTTTCTACAAAAGTTAATGGAGAAATAGCTCACTATGGTTATAAAGCTGTTTTTTTAGGCGGAGCTATAGCTTGTCTTCTATCAGGTCTTTCCTTCGCCCTTGGTGTGAAAAAGACAATGGGGGATTCTGGTAAGGTAGCCGCTGCTAAACTCGCTCCTGCTACAACAAGTGATGACAATAAAAAACAATCAACTGCACCTTTAACAAAAGCAGAAAAAAATAGAACTATAGTTATATTTGTATTAACATTCTTTTCTATATTTTTCTGGACAGCTTATAATCAAGCTTCCACATCTATAGCTCTATATACTAGAGATTTTATAGATATGGGTATAGGAAGTTTTACTATGCCAGTACCTTGGCTAGATTCATTTAATGGATTTATGTGTGTTATATTAGGACCTATAATGTCTGCACTTTGGATTAAACTCGAAAATTCAAAAAGAGGAGATTTAAATATTACACAAAAAATGGCTGTTGGTTTTGTACTATTAGCTGTTGGTTTTGCATTTATGATATTTGCAGTATTACAAAGAGGTGGTTCTGCTGACCCTGCAGTAAAGGCTAGTGTAATTTGGGTATTATTATTTTATGTATTACAAACTACTGGAGAAATGTGTTTCTCACCAATTGGGAACTCAATGGTTAATAGACTAGCTCCTCCTAAATATGCTTCTGTATTAATGGGAGTTTGGTTCTTAAGTACTTTTGCAGCTAATAAATTAGCAGGATATGGTCAAGCATTCATAGATAAATTAGGACCATTGCAAGTATTTATAGCTATACCTGTAGCTCTTCTTGCAAATGCTGTAATAATATTTGCTCTTAATAAAAAATTAACTAATATGGCAGAACAATTTGATTAA
- a CDS encoding TetR/AcrR family transcriptional regulator, with the protein MREKILDIASKNIELYGLKKFTMDNISKDLKISKKTIYQYFKSKRDLISQYFDEIIESDKESTLELLEEKTLLNEKLYHIIYSYHKYKLPVRILDEAYKFYPEEFEKIQEFKNFKVDLVKKILNESKKQGGMGKNINIDIVSLILENISDVFLDYKFLTNNNITMKKAMEDLMDILLNGILKEK; encoded by the coding sequence ATGAGAGAAAAAATATTAGATATAGCCTCTAAAAATATAGAATTATATGGATTGAAAAAATTTACTATGGACAATATATCTAAGGATCTTAAAATAAGTAAAAAAACTATATACCAATATTTTAAGAGTAAGCGTGATCTAATAAGTCAATATTTTGATGAAATAATAGAAAGTGACAAAGAAAGTACTTTAGAATTATTAGAAGAGAAAACTCTTTTGAATGAAAAGCTGTATCATATAATTTATTCTTATCATAAATATAAATTACCAGTGAGGATTTTAGATGAGGCTTACAAATTTTATCCTGAAGAATTTGAAAAAATTCAAGAATTTAAAAATTTTAAAGTAGATTTAGTAAAAAAAATTTTAAATGAAAGTAAAAAACAAGGAGGAATGGGGAAAAATATAAATATAGATATAGTAAGTTTGATTTTGGAGAATATTAGTGATGTATTTCTAGATTATAAATTTTTAACCAATAATAATATTACTATGAAAAAAGCTATGGAAGATTTAATGGATATATTATTAAATGGTATTTTGAAAGAAAAGTAA
- the pfkB gene encoding 1-phosphofructokinase → MIYTITFNPALDYIVKVEDFKTGNLNRTSYEKVYAGGKGINVSIVLNNLGVENVALGYIAGFTGDEIERRVESLGCKTDFIRLKNGMSRINVKLKSKEESEINGTGPSIDDKALKKLFNKLDYLEEGDFLVLAGSIPNTLPENIYETIMERLNGKNIKFVVDATGKLLLKVLKYKPFLIKPNHHELSELFGVEIKSEEEIISYGKRLQEMGAENVLISMAGDGAILIPHKEKVIKSGVPKGVLKNSVGAGDSMVAGFISGYLKNNNLENAFKMGVAAGSASAFSEGLATKEEVEETLKQIL, encoded by the coding sequence ATGATTTATACTATTACTTTTAATCCAGCTTTAGATTATATAGTTAAAGTAGAGGATTTTAAAACAGGTAATTTAAATAGAACAAGCTATGAAAAGGTTTATGCAGGAGGTAAAGGTATAAATGTTTCTATAGTTTTAAATAATTTAGGGGTAGAAAATGTAGCCTTAGGTTATATAGCTGGTTTTACAGGAGATGAAATAGAAAGAAGAGTTGAATCTTTGGGATGTAAAACTGATTTTATTAGATTAAAAAATGGAATGTCTAGAATAAATGTAAAGTTAAAGTCAAAAGAAGAATCAGAAATTAATGGAACAGGACCTTCTATAGATGATAAAGCGTTAAAGAAATTATTTAATAAGCTTGATTATTTAGAAGAAGGAGACTTTTTAGTCCTTGCAGGAAGTATTCCTAATACTCTTCCCGAAAATATATATGAAACAATAATGGAAAGACTTAACGGAAAAAACATAAAATTTGTAGTAGATGCTACTGGAAAGCTTTTATTAAAAGTATTAAAATATAAACCTTTTTTAATTAAGCCAAATCATCATGAATTGTCAGAATTATTTGGAGTAGAAATTAAGAGTGAGGAAGAAATAATTTCTTATGGTAAAAGGCTACAAGAAATGGGAGCAGAAAATGTTCTTATTTCTATGGCAGGAGATGGAGCAATACTTATTCCACATAAAGAGAAAGTAATAAAAAGTGGAGTACCTAAAGGAGTTTTAAAAAATTCTGTAGGAGCTGGTGATTCTATGGTAGCAGGTTTTATATCAGGATATTTAAAAAATAATAATTTAGAGAATGCTTTCAAGATGGGAGTAGCTGCCGGTAGTGCTAGTGCATTTTCAGAAGGATTAGCTACTAAAGAAGAAGTAGAAGAGACATTAAAACAAATTTTATAA
- a CDS encoding cache domain-containing protein — translation MAILISTITAICIGGFSIYQLFSTKSKVIENQRKTMLESYDLSIKNQVETSISVLEEINKRYEKGELKLEEAKRLGANLLRDMRYGKEGYFWADTLEGVNIVLLGKDIEGKSRLEMQDSKGKYLIKEIIENGKKEEGGFTDYYFPKEGGSESLPKRSYSKLFKPFNWVIGTGNYIDTIDTFILSQQKELEKQIYNKIILLSIIIVLMLLLSIITGIILGKKISSPILHITKLVEKTVNFDLVYDESFNNILKFQDETGIIGQAVVDLRKQLRNIFESIKDSSNLLLSNSKALSQSSETTADSIEAVGKTLEELAKGSVDQAKNSQIIVESLSDFSEELNEVVDKADNVKDFSKETEKENIKGRYSIDILNKKFAENKNALSMVGQSVNELWTKSNSIGEIVDKIQNIAEQTNLLALNAAIEAARAGDAGKGFAVVAEEVRKLSEQVEESTKEISQEIQEIQKKIDDSKNSVNESENIILEVNNAVEDTKQVFNTIEYSAKNTIDQITQLYDNITKVSKDKDDILESIHSISAISEESAAGLEEVSASTQEQTQIADSAMKAADTLKEVVLSLNEIINKVQL, via the coding sequence ATGGCTATATTAATATCTACTATAACAGCAATTTGCATAGGAGGTTTTTCAATTTATCAATTATTTAGTACAAAATCTAAAGTAATTGAAAATCAAAGAAAAACAATGTTAGAGTCATATGATTTAAGTATTAAAAATCAGGTAGAAACATCAATTAGTGTTTTAGAAGAGATTAATAAAAGATATGAAAAAGGGGAGTTAAAATTAGAAGAAGCTAAAAGACTGGGAGCAAATTTATTAAGAGATATGAGATATGGAAAGGAGGGTTATTTTTGGGCTGATACTTTAGAAGGAGTAAATATAGTATTGTTAGGAAAGGATATAGAGGGTAAAAGTAGATTAGAAATGCAAGATTCTAAAGGTAAATACTTAATAAAAGAAATAATAGAAAATGGGAAAAAAGAAGAGGGTGGATTTACAGATTATTACTTTCCTAAAGAAGGAGGAAGTGAGTCTTTACCAAAAAGATCCTACAGTAAATTATTTAAACCCTTTAATTGGGTAATAGGTACAGGTAATTATATAGACACTATAGATACTTTTATTTTATCTCAGCAAAAGGAACTAGAAAAACAAATTTATAATAAAATTATTTTGCTTTCAATAATAATTGTATTGATGTTGTTATTATCTATTATTACAGGTATAATTTTAGGTAAAAAAATTTCTTCCCCTATACTTCATATAACAAAATTAGTAGAAAAAACTGTGAATTTTGATTTGGTTTATGATGAAAGTTTTAATAATATATTGAAATTTCAAGATGAAACAGGAATCATAGGACAAGCTGTAGTAGATTTGAGAAAACAGTTAAGAAATATATTTGAAAGTATAAAAGACAGCTCCAATTTATTGCTTTCAAATTCTAAAGCCTTATCTCAATCTTCAGAAACTACAGCTGATTCTATAGAAGCTGTAGGAAAAACTTTAGAAGAGTTAGCAAAAGGGTCTGTAGATCAAGCTAAAAATTCACAAATTATAGTTGAAAGTTTATCTGATTTTTCAGAAGAACTTAATGAAGTTGTTGATAAAGCTGATAATGTAAAAGACTTTTCCAAAGAAACAGAAAAGGAAAATATTAAAGGAAGATACAGCATAGATATTTTAAATAAAAAATTTGCAGAAAATAAAAATGCATTGTCCATGGTAGGACAAAGTGTAAATGAATTATGGACTAAGTCTAATTCTATAGGTGAGATAGTAGATAAAATTCAAAATATAGCAGAGCAGACTAATTTATTAGCTTTAAATGCTGCTATAGAAGCAGCACGTGCAGGAGACGCAGGAAAAGGTTTTGCTGTGGTGGCAGAAGAAGTAAGAAAACTATCAGAACAAGTAGAAGAATCTACAAAAGAAATATCTCAAGAAATACAAGAAATACAGAAAAAAATAGATGATTCTAAAAATAGTGTAAATGAAAGTGAAAATATAATTTTAGAAGTGAACAATGCAGTAGAAGATACTAAACAAGTATTTAATACTATAGAATATAGTGCAAAAAATACTATAGATCAAATTACGCAACTATATGATAATATAACAAAAGTATCTAAAGATAAAGATGATATATTAGAATCAATCCATTCTATATCAGCTATATCAGAAGAATCTGCAGCAGGATTAGAAGAAGTTTCAGCATCTACTCAAGAACAAACTCAAATAGCAGATAGCGCTATGAAAGCAGCAGACACCCTAAAGGAAGTTGTATTAAGTTTAAATGAGATAATTAATAAAGTCCAACTTTAA